A region of Mustela lutreola isolate mMusLut2 chromosome 17, mMusLut2.pri, whole genome shotgun sequence DNA encodes the following proteins:
- the CASKIN1 gene encoding caskin-1 isoform X2 — protein sequence MGKEQELVQAVKAEDVGTAQRLLQRPRPGKAKLLGSTKKINVNFQDPDGFSALHHAALNGNTELITLLLEAQAAVDIKDNKGMRPLHYAAWQGRKEPMKLVLKAGSAVNIPSDEGHIPLHLAAQHGHYDVSEMLLQHQSNPCMVDNSGKTPLDLACEFGRVGVVQLLLSSNMCAALLEPRPGDATDPNGTSPLHLAAKNGHIDIIRLLLQAGIDINRQTKAGTALHEAALCGKTEVVRLLLDNGINAHVRNTYSQTALDIVHQFTTSQASKEIKQLLREASAALQVRATKDYCNNYDLTSLNVKAGDIITVLEQHPDGRWKGCIHDNRTGNDRVGYFPSSLGEAIVKRAGPRAGAEPSPSQAGSSSGPSAPPEEIWVLRKPFAGGDRSGSLSSVAGARGGGGHTLHAGSEGVKLLATVLSQKSVSESSPGDSPVKPPEGSAGATRAPPPAAHAGQVFGEQPPRKLEPASEGKSAEAVSQWLSTFQLQLYAPNFVGAGYDLPTISRMTPEDLTAIGVTKPGHRKKITAEISGLSIPDWLPEHKPANLAVWLSMIGLAQYYKVLVDNGYENIDFITDITWEDLQEIGITKLGHQKKLMLAVRKLAELQKAEYAKYEGGPLRRKAPQSLEVMAIESPTPAEPAPAECQSPKMTTFQDSELSGELQAAMTGPAEGVTTTTAEKPSNHLPPTPRASMRPEPSLGGQARHISSSQELLGDGPPGPGSPMSRSQEYLLDEGPAPGTPPKESRPSRHGHSVKRASVPPVPGKPRQVLPPGASHFTPPQTPTKAQPGSPQALGGPHGPTPATAKVKPTPQLLPPTERPMSPRSLPQSPTHRGFAYVLPQPVESDAGPTAPGPAPAAVPPPVPMLCLPPEADAEPGRPKKRAHSLNRYAASDSEPERDELLVPAAAGPYATVQRRVGRSHSVRAPAGTDKNVNRSQSFAVRPRKKGPPPPPPKRSSSAMASANLADESAPDAETEGAGTEEGRLGVRAQRRRASDLAGSVDTGSAGSVKSIAAMLELSSIGGGGRAARRPPEGHPTPRPASPEPGRVATVLASVKHKEAIGPDGEVVNRRRTLSGPVTGLLATARRGPGESGGPADHGHFVEDGATRQRSRGPAKGEASAEGPPLARVEASATLKRRIRAKQSQQENVKFILTESDTVKRRPKAKEREAGPEPPPPLSVYQNGTGTVRRRPTSEQAGPPELPPPPPPAEPPPSDLLHLPPLPPPDTDTRKPVKPPVSPKPVLAQPVPKIQGSPTPASKKVPLPGPGSPEVKRAHGTPPPVSPKPPPPPTAPKPAKATAGLQSGSASPSPAPSPARQPPTALAKPASTPPSLSASPAKPPSPGAPALHVPAKPPRAAAAAAAAAAAAGPPAAPDGASPGDSARQKLEETSACLAAALQAVEEKIRQEDAQGARPSSAEEKSTGSILDDIGSMFDDLADQLDAMLE from the exons ATGGGGAAGGAGCAAGAGCTGGTGCAGGCGGTGAAGGCGGAGGACGTGGGGACCGCGCAGAGGCTGCTGCAGAGGCCGCGGCCCGGGAAGGCCA AGCTCCTGGGCTCCACCAAGAAGATCAATGTCAACTTTCAGGACCCTGACGG GTTCTCTGCCCTGCACCATGCAGCCCTGAATGGCAACACAGAGCTGATCACCCTGCTGCTGGAGGCCCAGGCTGCTGTGGACATCAAGGACAACAAAG GCATGCGGCCACTGCACTACGCAGCCTGGCAGGGGCGGAAGGAGCCCATGAAGCTGGTGCTGAAGGCAGGCTCAGCGGTGAACATCCCATCGGACGAGGGCCATATCCCTCTGCACCTGGCGGCCCAGCACGGCCACTACGACGTG TCAGAGATGCTGCTGCAGCACCAGTCCAACCCGTGCATGGTGGACAACTCGGGGAAGACGCCTCTGGACCTGGCCTGTGAGTTCGGCCGCGTTGGG GTGGTCCAGTTGCTCCTGAGTAGCAACATGTGTGCGGCCTTGCTGGAGCCCCGGCCGGGGGACGCCACGGACCCCAACGGCACCAGCCCCCTGCACCTGGCGGCCAAAAACGGCCACATTGACATCATCAG ACTCCTCCTCCAAGCTGGCATCGACATTAACCGCCAGACCAAGGCCGGCACGGCCCTGCACGAGGCCGCACTCTGTGGGAAGACAGAAGTGGTTCGGCTTCTGCTGGAT AATGGGATTAATGCCCATGTGAGGAACACCTACAGCCAGACGGCCCTGGACATCGTGCACCAGTTCACCACGTCCCAGGCCAGCAAGGAGATCAAGCAGCTGCTACGAG AGGCCTCGGCAGCCCTGCAGGTCCGGGCAACCAAGGATTATTGCAATAATTACGACCTGACCAGTCTCAATGTGAAAGCTGGGGACATCATCACG GTCCTCGAGCAGCATCCGGATGGCCGGTGGAAGGGCTGTATCCATGACAACCGGACAGGCAATGACCGGGTGGGCTACTTTCCATCGTCCCTGGGCGAGGCCATTGTGAAACGAGCAG GTCCTCGAGCCGGCGCTGAACCAAGCCCATCGCAGGCGGGCAGTTCGTCAGGGCCCTCGGCACCCCCTGAAGAGATCTGGGTGCTGCGGAAGCCTTTTGCAG GCGGGGACCGCAGTGGCAGCTTGAGCAGCGTGGCCGGAGCCAGAGGCGGTGGGGGCCACACCCTGCATGCAGGCTCTGAAGGGGTCAAG CTCCTGGCAACAGTGCTCTCCCAGAAGTCCGTCTCCGAGTCCAGCCCCGGGGACAGCCCCGTCAAGCCTCCAGAAGGCTCCGCAG GTGCCACCCGGGCCCCGCCTCCAGCGGCCCACGCTGGGCAGGTGTTCGGCGAGCAGCCCCCCAGGAAGCTGGAGCCGGCATCGGAGGGCAAG AGCGCCGAGGCCGTGAGCCAGTGGCTCTCCACGTTCCAGCTGCAGCTCTACGCCCCCAACTTCGTCGGCGCTGGCTATGACCTGCCCACCATCAGCCGCATGACTCCGGAG GACCTCACGGCCATTGGGGTCACCAAGCCAGGTCATCGGAAGAAGATCACCGCGGAGATCAGCGGCCTGAGCATCCCTGACTGGCTGCCTGAGCACAAACCC GCGAACCTGGCGGTGTGGTTGTCCATGATCGGCCTGGCCCAGTACTACAAGGTGCTGGTGGACAACGGCTACGAGAACATTGACTTCATCACTGACATCACCTGGGAGGACTTGCAGGAGATTGGCATCACCAAGCTGG GACACCAGAAGAAGCTGATGCTGGCGGTGAGGAAACTGGCGGAACTACAGAAGGCAGAGTACGCCAAGTACGAGGGGGGACCCCTGCGCCGGAAGGCTCCGCAGTCGCTTGAAGTCATGGCCATTGAGTCGCCAACCCCAGCGGAGCCAGCCCCTGCTGAGTGCCAGTCTCCTAAGATGACCACCTTCCAGGACAGCGAGCTCAGTGGCGAGCTGCAGGCTGCCATGACCGGCCCGGCAGAGGGCGTTACCACCACCACTGCCGAGAAGCCCTCCAATCACCTGCCCCCCACGCCGAGGGCCTCCATGCGGCCAGAGCCCAGCCTGGGTGGACAGGCACGGCACATAAGCAGCtctcaggagctcctgggtgatGGGCCTCCCGGGCCTGGCAGCCCCATGTCACGGAGCCAGGAGTACCTGCTGGacgaggggccggctcccggcaccCCTCCCAAGGAGAGCCGGCCCAGCCGCCACGGCCACAGCGTCAAGCGGGCCAGCGTACCCCCGGTGCCAGGCAAGCCACGGCAGGTCCTTCCGCCGGGGGCCAGCCACTTCACGCCCCCCCAGACGCCCACTAAAGCCCAGCCAGGGTCTCCTCAGGCCCTGGGGGGGCCTCACGGTCCCACCCCAGCCACAGCCAAGGTGAAGCCCACTCCACAGCTGCTGCCACCAACAGAGCGGCCTATGTCACCCCGCTCACTGCCCCAGTCGCCCACACACCGTGGCTTTGCCTACGTGCTCCCCCAGCCGGTGGAGAGCGATGCTGGGCCCACGGCTCCCGGGCCTGCCCCTGCGGCTGTGCCCCCGCCCGTGCCCATGCTGTGCCTGCCTCCGGAGGCCGATGCGGAGCCAGGGCGGCCCAAGAAGCGCGCCCACAGCCTGAACCGCTATGCAGCATCCGATAGCGAGCCAGAGCGGGACGAGCTGTTGGTGCCAGCGGCTGCGGGGCCCTATGCCACAGTCCAGCGGCGTGTGGGCCGGAGCCACTCGGTGCGAGCGCCCGCCGGCACTGACAAGAACGTCAACCGCAGCCAGTCCTTCGCTGTGCGGCCCCGGAAGAAGgggccccccccgcccccccccaagcGTTCCAGTTCAGCCATGGCCAGCGCCAACCTGGCCGATGAGTCGGCCCCGGATGCTGAGACAGAGGGGGCTGGGACCGAGGAGGGCCGGCTGGGGGTGCGGGCACAGCGCCGGCGGGCTAGTGATCTGGCTGGCAGCGTGGACACAGGCAGCGCCGGCAGCGTGAAGAGCATCGCAGCCATGCTAGAGCTGTCCTCCATTGGGGGTGGGGGCCGTGCGGCCCGCAGGCCCCCGGAGGGCCACCCCACACCTCGCCCTGCCAGCCCGGAGCCAGGCCGGGTTGCCACAGTGCTGGCCTCCGTGAAGCACAAGGAAGCCATCGGGCCTGACGGTGAGGTAGTGAACCGGCGTCGCACGCTCAGCGGGCCTGTGACGGGACTTCTGGCCACTGCCCGCCGGGGGCCTGGGGAGTCAGGGGGGCCCGCAGATCACGGCCATTTCGTGGAGGACGGTGCCACCCGGCAGCGGTCTCGAGGCCCAGCCAAGGGTGAGGCAAGTGCGGAGGGCCCGCCCCTGGCCCGGGTGGAGGCCAGTGCCACGCTCAAAAGGCGCATCCGAGCCAAGCAGAGCCAGCAGGAGAACGTCAAGTTCATCCTGACTGAGTCTGACACAGTCAAGCGCCGGCCCAAGGCCAAGGAGCGGGAGGCAGGTCCCGAGCCACCCCCGCCACTGTCCGTGTACCAGAATGGCACAGGCACCGTGCGCCGCAGACCCACCTCGGAGCAGGCTGGGCCCCCTGaactgcccccaccacccccacctgcaGAACCACCGCCCTCCGACCTGTTGCACcttccccccctgcccccgcctgaCACTGATACCCGGAAGCCAGTGAAGCCGCCAGTCTCTCCCAAACCCGTGCTGGCTCAGCCGGTGCCCAAGATCCAGGGCTCACCGACGCCTGCCTCCAAGAAGGTGCCGCTGCCAGGTCCTGGTAGCCCAG AGGTGAAGCGCGCCCACGGCACGCCGCCGCCTGTGTCTCCcaagccgccgccgccgcccacgGCGCCCAAGCCGGCCAAGGCCACCGCGGGGCTGCAGTCGGGCAGTGCCAGCCCGTCCCCCGCGCCCTCGCCGGCTCGCCAGCCGCCCACCGCCCTCGCCAAGCCGGCCAGCACGCCGCCCTCGCTGAGCGCCAGCCCCGCCAAGCCCCCGTCCCCCGGCGCGCCCGCGCTGCACGTGCCCGCCAAGCCTCCGcgcgccgctgccgccgccgccgccgccgccgccgccgccgggcccCCCGCCGCGCCCGACGGCGCCTCGCCTGGAGACAGCGCCcgccagaagctggaggagacgAGCGCGTGCCTGGCGGCGGCGCTGCAAGCCGTGGAAGAGAAGATCCGGCAGGAGGACGCGCAGGGCGCACG cccctcgtCGGCGGAGGAGAAGAGCACCGGCAGCATACTGGACGACATCGGCAGCATGTTCGACGACCTGGCCGACCAGCTGGACGCCATGCTGGAGTGA
- the CASKIN1 gene encoding caskin-1 isoform X4, translating to MGKEQELVQAVKAEDVGTAQRLLQRPRPGKAKLLGSTKKINVNFQDPDGFSALHHAALNGNTELITLLLEAQAAVDIKDNKGMRPLHYAAWQGRKEPMKLVLKAGSAVNIPSDEGHIPLHLAAQHGHYDVSEMLLQHQSNPCMVDNSGKTPLDLACEFGRVGVVQLLLSSNMCAALLEPRPGDATDPNGTSPLHLAAKNGHIDIIRLLLQAGIDINRQTKAGTALHEAALCGKTEVVRLLLDNGINAHVRNTYSQTALDIVHQFTTSQASKEIKQLLREASAALQVRATKDYCNNYDLTSLNVKAGDIITVLEQHPDGRWKGCIHDNRTGNDRVGYFPSSLGEAIVKRAGPRAGAEPSPSQAGSSSGPSAPPEEIWVLRKPFAGGDRSGSLSSVAGARGGGGHTLHAGSEGVKLLATVLSQKSVSESSPGDSPVKPPEGSAGATRAPPPAAHAGQVFGEQPPRKLEPASEGKANLAVWLSMIGLAQYYKVLVDNGYENIDFITDITWEDLQEIGITKLGHQKKLMLAVRKLAELQKAEYAKYEGGPLRRKAPQSLEVMAIESPTPAEPAPAECQSPKMTTFQDSELSGELQAAMTGPAEGVTTTTAEKPSNHLPPTPRASMRPEPSLGGQARHISSSQELLGDGPPGPGSPMSRSQEYLLDEGPAPGTPPKESRPSRHGHSVKRASVPPVPGKPRQVLPPGASHFTPPQTPTKAQPGSPQALGGPHGPTPATAKVKPTPQLLPPTERPMSPRSLPQSPTHRGFAYVLPQPVESDAGPTAPGPAPAAVPPPVPMLCLPPEADAEPGRPKKRAHSLNRYAASDSEPERDELLVPAAAGPYATVQRRVGRSHSVRAPAGTDKNVNRSQSFAVRPRKKGPPPPPPKRSSSAMASANLADESAPDAETEGAGTEEGRLGVRAQRRRASDLAGSVDTGSAGSVKSIAAMLELSSIGGGGRAARRPPEGHPTPRPASPEPGRVATVLASVKHKEAIGPDGEVVNRRRTLSGPVTGLLATARRGPGESGGPADHGHFVEDGATRQRSRGPAKGEASAEGPPLARVEASATLKRRIRAKQSQQENVKFILTESDTVKRRPKAKEREAGPEPPPPLSVYQNGTGTVRRRPTSEQAGPPELPPPPPPAEPPPSDLLHLPPLPPPDTDTRKPVKPPVSPKPVLAQPVPKIQGSPTPASKKVPLPGPGSPEVKRAHGTPPPVSPKPPPPPTAPKPAKATAGLQSGSASPSPAPSPARQPPTALAKPASTPPSLSASPAKPPSPGAPALHVPAKPPRAAAAAAAAAAAAGPPAAPDGASPGDSARQKLEETSACLAAALQAVEEKIRQEDAQGARPSSAEEKSTGSILDDIGSMFDDLADQLDAMLE from the exons ATGGGGAAGGAGCAAGAGCTGGTGCAGGCGGTGAAGGCGGAGGACGTGGGGACCGCGCAGAGGCTGCTGCAGAGGCCGCGGCCCGGGAAGGCCA AGCTCCTGGGCTCCACCAAGAAGATCAATGTCAACTTTCAGGACCCTGACGG GTTCTCTGCCCTGCACCATGCAGCCCTGAATGGCAACACAGAGCTGATCACCCTGCTGCTGGAGGCCCAGGCTGCTGTGGACATCAAGGACAACAAAG GCATGCGGCCACTGCACTACGCAGCCTGGCAGGGGCGGAAGGAGCCCATGAAGCTGGTGCTGAAGGCAGGCTCAGCGGTGAACATCCCATCGGACGAGGGCCATATCCCTCTGCACCTGGCGGCCCAGCACGGCCACTACGACGTG TCAGAGATGCTGCTGCAGCACCAGTCCAACCCGTGCATGGTGGACAACTCGGGGAAGACGCCTCTGGACCTGGCCTGTGAGTTCGGCCGCGTTGGG GTGGTCCAGTTGCTCCTGAGTAGCAACATGTGTGCGGCCTTGCTGGAGCCCCGGCCGGGGGACGCCACGGACCCCAACGGCACCAGCCCCCTGCACCTGGCGGCCAAAAACGGCCACATTGACATCATCAG ACTCCTCCTCCAAGCTGGCATCGACATTAACCGCCAGACCAAGGCCGGCACGGCCCTGCACGAGGCCGCACTCTGTGGGAAGACAGAAGTGGTTCGGCTTCTGCTGGAT AATGGGATTAATGCCCATGTGAGGAACACCTACAGCCAGACGGCCCTGGACATCGTGCACCAGTTCACCACGTCCCAGGCCAGCAAGGAGATCAAGCAGCTGCTACGAG AGGCCTCGGCAGCCCTGCAGGTCCGGGCAACCAAGGATTATTGCAATAATTACGACCTGACCAGTCTCAATGTGAAAGCTGGGGACATCATCACG GTCCTCGAGCAGCATCCGGATGGCCGGTGGAAGGGCTGTATCCATGACAACCGGACAGGCAATGACCGGGTGGGCTACTTTCCATCGTCCCTGGGCGAGGCCATTGTGAAACGAGCAG GTCCTCGAGCCGGCGCTGAACCAAGCCCATCGCAGGCGGGCAGTTCGTCAGGGCCCTCGGCACCCCCTGAAGAGATCTGGGTGCTGCGGAAGCCTTTTGCAG GCGGGGACCGCAGTGGCAGCTTGAGCAGCGTGGCCGGAGCCAGAGGCGGTGGGGGCCACACCCTGCATGCAGGCTCTGAAGGGGTCAAG CTCCTGGCAACAGTGCTCTCCCAGAAGTCCGTCTCCGAGTCCAGCCCCGGGGACAGCCCCGTCAAGCCTCCAGAAGGCTCCGCAG GTGCCACCCGGGCCCCGCCTCCAGCGGCCCACGCTGGGCAGGTGTTCGGCGAGCAGCCCCCCAGGAAGCTGGAGCCGGCATCGGAGGGCAAG GCGAACCTGGCGGTGTGGTTGTCCATGATCGGCCTGGCCCAGTACTACAAGGTGCTGGTGGACAACGGCTACGAGAACATTGACTTCATCACTGACATCACCTGGGAGGACTTGCAGGAGATTGGCATCACCAAGCTGG GACACCAGAAGAAGCTGATGCTGGCGGTGAGGAAACTGGCGGAACTACAGAAGGCAGAGTACGCCAAGTACGAGGGGGGACCCCTGCGCCGGAAGGCTCCGCAGTCGCTTGAAGTCATGGCCATTGAGTCGCCAACCCCAGCGGAGCCAGCCCCTGCTGAGTGCCAGTCTCCTAAGATGACCACCTTCCAGGACAGCGAGCTCAGTGGCGAGCTGCAGGCTGCCATGACCGGCCCGGCAGAGGGCGTTACCACCACCACTGCCGAGAAGCCCTCCAATCACCTGCCCCCCACGCCGAGGGCCTCCATGCGGCCAGAGCCCAGCCTGGGTGGACAGGCACGGCACATAAGCAGCtctcaggagctcctgggtgatGGGCCTCCCGGGCCTGGCAGCCCCATGTCACGGAGCCAGGAGTACCTGCTGGacgaggggccggctcccggcaccCCTCCCAAGGAGAGCCGGCCCAGCCGCCACGGCCACAGCGTCAAGCGGGCCAGCGTACCCCCGGTGCCAGGCAAGCCACGGCAGGTCCTTCCGCCGGGGGCCAGCCACTTCACGCCCCCCCAGACGCCCACTAAAGCCCAGCCAGGGTCTCCTCAGGCCCTGGGGGGGCCTCACGGTCCCACCCCAGCCACAGCCAAGGTGAAGCCCACTCCACAGCTGCTGCCACCAACAGAGCGGCCTATGTCACCCCGCTCACTGCCCCAGTCGCCCACACACCGTGGCTTTGCCTACGTGCTCCCCCAGCCGGTGGAGAGCGATGCTGGGCCCACGGCTCCCGGGCCTGCCCCTGCGGCTGTGCCCCCGCCCGTGCCCATGCTGTGCCTGCCTCCGGAGGCCGATGCGGAGCCAGGGCGGCCCAAGAAGCGCGCCCACAGCCTGAACCGCTATGCAGCATCCGATAGCGAGCCAGAGCGGGACGAGCTGTTGGTGCCAGCGGCTGCGGGGCCCTATGCCACAGTCCAGCGGCGTGTGGGCCGGAGCCACTCGGTGCGAGCGCCCGCCGGCACTGACAAGAACGTCAACCGCAGCCAGTCCTTCGCTGTGCGGCCCCGGAAGAAGgggccccccccgcccccccccaagcGTTCCAGTTCAGCCATGGCCAGCGCCAACCTGGCCGATGAGTCGGCCCCGGATGCTGAGACAGAGGGGGCTGGGACCGAGGAGGGCCGGCTGGGGGTGCGGGCACAGCGCCGGCGGGCTAGTGATCTGGCTGGCAGCGTGGACACAGGCAGCGCCGGCAGCGTGAAGAGCATCGCAGCCATGCTAGAGCTGTCCTCCATTGGGGGTGGGGGCCGTGCGGCCCGCAGGCCCCCGGAGGGCCACCCCACACCTCGCCCTGCCAGCCCGGAGCCAGGCCGGGTTGCCACAGTGCTGGCCTCCGTGAAGCACAAGGAAGCCATCGGGCCTGACGGTGAGGTAGTGAACCGGCGTCGCACGCTCAGCGGGCCTGTGACGGGACTTCTGGCCACTGCCCGCCGGGGGCCTGGGGAGTCAGGGGGGCCCGCAGATCACGGCCATTTCGTGGAGGACGGTGCCACCCGGCAGCGGTCTCGAGGCCCAGCCAAGGGTGAGGCAAGTGCGGAGGGCCCGCCCCTGGCCCGGGTGGAGGCCAGTGCCACGCTCAAAAGGCGCATCCGAGCCAAGCAGAGCCAGCAGGAGAACGTCAAGTTCATCCTGACTGAGTCTGACACAGTCAAGCGCCGGCCCAAGGCCAAGGAGCGGGAGGCAGGTCCCGAGCCACCCCCGCCACTGTCCGTGTACCAGAATGGCACAGGCACCGTGCGCCGCAGACCCACCTCGGAGCAGGCTGGGCCCCCTGaactgcccccaccacccccacctgcaGAACCACCGCCCTCCGACCTGTTGCACcttccccccctgcccccgcctgaCACTGATACCCGGAAGCCAGTGAAGCCGCCAGTCTCTCCCAAACCCGTGCTGGCTCAGCCGGTGCCCAAGATCCAGGGCTCACCGACGCCTGCCTCCAAGAAGGTGCCGCTGCCAGGTCCTGGTAGCCCAG AGGTGAAGCGCGCCCACGGCACGCCGCCGCCTGTGTCTCCcaagccgccgccgccgcccacgGCGCCCAAGCCGGCCAAGGCCACCGCGGGGCTGCAGTCGGGCAGTGCCAGCCCGTCCCCCGCGCCCTCGCCGGCTCGCCAGCCGCCCACCGCCCTCGCCAAGCCGGCCAGCACGCCGCCCTCGCTGAGCGCCAGCCCCGCCAAGCCCCCGTCCCCCGGCGCGCCCGCGCTGCACGTGCCCGCCAAGCCTCCGcgcgccgctgccgccgccgccgccgccgccgccgccgccgggcccCCCGCCGCGCCCGACGGCGCCTCGCCTGGAGACAGCGCCcgccagaagctggaggagacgAGCGCGTGCCTGGCGGCGGCGCTGCAAGCCGTGGAAGAGAAGATCCGGCAGGAGGACGCGCAGGGCGCACG cccctcgtCGGCGGAGGAGAAGAGCACCGGCAGCATACTGGACGACATCGGCAGCATGTTCGACGACCTGGCCGACCAGCTGGACGCCATGCTGGAGTGA